From one Flavobacterium sp. N502536 genomic stretch:
- a CDS encoding M1 family metallopeptidase produces the protein MNKHFLKYSLFSLFLVAGQNAMAQNSDQTKNPLSVYQVTPLKVNDLVHTKLDVSFDYGKRYLYGKAWLTLKPHFYETDSLRLDAKGMDFKAIAVVDGKKTIPLKYTYDNEQLLITLNRKYKSTEKYTVFIDYTAKPDELKVKGSAAITDAKGLYFINPDGKDNKPIQIWTQGETEASSAWFPTIDKPNQKTTSEIAMTVDAKYTSLSNGKLIAQKDNKNGTRTDTWKMELPHSPYLFMMAVGDFKIYKDSYNGNEVSYYLEPKYAPYAKQIFGKTPDMMKFYGKMLGVEYPWGKYAQVVARDYVSGAMENTSATLHGEHVQKTERELLDDNQESTIAHELFHQWFGDYVTAESWSNLTMNESFATFGEVLWHGHDEGQDAEDRSRYEKLQNCLRSSKDGVSPPLARFHYGNKEDMFDNISYSKGSIILYALKNQMGDAAFFKSLNQYLTTNAFKTGETHQLRLAMEEVTGKDWSPYFNQWYYQGGNPILNIEYGYADGKATIAVKQVQESAVQTFTLPLKVDFYTNGTKVRKDILIEKREQNFSFDLASKPDFIDLDPDKILVGKVIDNKKISDYQYQYKNVPTFYNRIEAIKFAAKDKSHEAQLILLAGLQDQQEDLRTLSIRGIDLGDSQIKEAALKALLNIAQNDKKTYTRATALIKLAGTGDTTYKNLMIESAKNQSYNVAAAGIFGLSKFAPDEADKTLAALDEDTKNHITPLLKRFNNQK, from the coding sequence ATGAACAAACACTTTTTAAAGTATTCTCTTTTCAGTCTTTTCCTTGTGGCAGGTCAAAATGCAATGGCCCAAAATAGCGATCAGACTAAAAACCCGTTATCCGTTTATCAGGTCACCCCTTTAAAAGTAAATGACCTTGTACATACCAAACTCGACGTATCCTTTGATTATGGGAAACGTTATCTCTATGGAAAAGCATGGCTTACTTTAAAGCCTCACTTTTATGAAACCGATTCGCTTAGACTGGATGCCAAAGGAATGGATTTTAAAGCAATTGCTGTTGTTGATGGTAAAAAAACAATTCCGTTAAAGTACACTTACGATAACGAACAGCTTCTTATAACCTTAAACAGAAAATATAAAAGCACCGAAAAATACACCGTTTTTATCGATTATACGGCAAAACCAGATGAGTTAAAAGTTAAAGGAAGTGCCGCAATTACCGATGCAAAAGGATTGTATTTTATAAACCCTGACGGAAAAGACAACAAACCAATTCAGATCTGGACACAGGGCGAAACGGAAGCCTCATCGGCATGGTTTCCAACCATTGATAAACCCAATCAGAAAACAACTTCTGAAATTGCCATGACCGTTGATGCCAAATACACTTCGCTATCCAACGGAAAACTAATCGCTCAGAAAGACAATAAAAATGGTACCCGTACCGATACCTGGAAAATGGAATTACCACATTCTCCTTACTTGTTTATGATGGCTGTGGGTGATTTTAAAATCTACAAAGATTCTTATAACGGAAATGAGGTAAGTTATTACCTGGAGCCGAAATACGCGCCATACGCCAAACAGATTTTTGGAAAAACTCCGGACATGATGAAGTTTTACGGCAAAATGTTAGGCGTTGAATATCCTTGGGGGAAATATGCTCAAGTTGTGGCCAGAGACTACGTTTCGGGAGCCATGGAAAACACTTCGGCTACACTGCACGGTGAACACGTACAAAAAACCGAAAGAGAATTGTTAGACGATAATCAGGAAAGTACCATTGCCCACGAACTTTTTCACCAATGGTTTGGAGATTATGTTACTGCTGAATCCTGGTCGAACTTAACCATGAACGAATCTTTTGCCACTTTTGGTGAAGTACTTTGGCACGGCCACGATGAAGGACAGGACGCCGAAGACCGCTCTCGTTATGAAAAATTACAAAACTGTCTGCGTTCTTCAAAAGACGGAGTTAGTCCGCCATTGGCACGTTTTCATTATGGAAATAAAGAAGACATGTTCGACAATATCAGCTACTCTAAAGGTTCAATCATCTTGTATGCTTTAAAAAATCAAATGGGTGATGCTGCGTTTTTCAAATCTTTAAACCAGTACCTGACCACGAATGCTTTCAAAACAGGAGAAACTCATCAATTGCGTCTGGCAATGGAAGAAGTAACCGGAAAAGACTGGAGTCCGTATTTTAACCAGTGGTATTATCAGGGAGGGAATCCGATTCTGAATATCGAGTACGGTTATGCCGATGGAAAAGCTACAATTGCTGTAAAACAAGTTCAGGAAAGCGCTGTACAAACTTTTACCCTTCCGCTAAAAGTAGATTTTTATACCAATGGAACGAAAGTCAGAAAAGATATTTTAATTGAAAAAAGAGAGCAAAATTTCAGTTTTGACCTTGCTTCAAAACCTGATTTTATTGATCTGGATCCTGACAAAATTCTGGTAGGTAAAGTAATTGACAATAAAAAAATATCCGATTACCAATATCAGTACAAAAATGTCCCTACCTTCTATAACCGGATTGAAGCGATAAAATTTGCAGCAAAAGACAAAAGTCACGAAGCACAGCTGATTCTTTTAGCAGGACTTCAAGATCAGCAAGAAGACTTAAGAACGCTTAGTATTAGAGGAATTGATCTGGGAGACAGTCAAATAAAAGAAGCTGCTCTTAAAGCCTTACTGAACATTGCCCAAAACGATAAAAAGACATATACCAGAGCTACAGCACTTATAAAACTTGCAGGAACCGGAGATACAACTTACAAGAATTTAATGATTGAAAGCGCTAAAAATCAATCTTACAATGTGGCTGCTGCCGGAATCTTTGGTTTATCAAAGTTTGCTCCGGACGAAGCAGATAAAACCTTAGCAGCCTTAGACGAAGACACTAAAAATCATATCACGCCATTGCTTAAACGATTCAACAATCAAAAATAA
- a CDS encoding DUF5107 domain-containing protein, translated as MKIKSFLSVLLFGSLFVHAQNKPTIKEYKKVFTTYPFSDPDPIPKPDTKVYPYFRFDGFTNKPIQKEWKVIELENDYIKLMILPEIGGKVWSAVEKSTGKDFIYNNHVIKFRDIAMRGPWTSGGVEGNYGIIGHTPNCATPVDYVTITRADGSVSCVIGVLDLLTRTSWKLDINLPKDKAYFTTNSFWFNSTETEQPYYTWMNTGIKASESLQFIYPGQSYIGHNGEHNSWPIDKENGKDLSYYKNNDFGGYKSYHVFGKYDDFFGGYYHDEDFGMGRYGNHDDKPGKKIWIWGLSQQGMIWEKLLTDTDGQYVEVQSGRLFNQASEGSNLTPFKQRSFAPYQTDLWTEYWFPVKQIKGFVKANNYGAVNVKNENGWLKIYFSPLQKLNEKLEVFDNGKKIYSKDISVNTLQSFKDSIQIAVDENKLQLTLGGTKLVWNSAPEEGNLNRPLETPKDFDHNSVYGLYLQGKNYISFKDYVKAEEKLTACLQKDPHYAPALADLAILQIRKFQYREAINSAAKALAIDTYHPAANYYYGLANLHLGNTTDAKDGFDLATASVEFRSSGYTALSKIYFTENDFAKATEYAEKSLLNNQGNLEAMQILAVLYRLQNNRDKAAEMLNKINTADPLNHFVGFEKYLWESSDTSKKQFMALIQNEMPQQTYLELGIWYQQIGRKEEALKVLSFALPNAEMEYWKAYLENKAVDLSKLQPDNSFPFRGETAEILEKLIKTNPQWQLKYHLALIEWNRDNTSKAKELFTQCANLPADPAFYGAKASLFKNDNQLVLSSLQQAIKLDQQSWRYPKLLTEYYIAQKQFDKALAIAAPFYKKHPSNYVMGMLYAKTLLLNKKYTAADAFLTQLEILPFEGATAGRQLYHEAKLMQALAEMKNKQFKKALQFISDAKLWPENLGVGKPYDEDIDERLENWLNYQCYTNLGDPEKAQTALQKITAFTPKVDNTVMNFLPANQLISAWAIEKTSSPSKAQDWLQKQAQSYPDNKIVQWSLETYTKKQSNILTEDEKDGEVRIIEKL; from the coding sequence ATGAAAATTAAATCTTTTCTATCCGTTTTACTTTTTGGAAGCCTGTTTGTCCATGCACAAAATAAACCCACCATAAAAGAGTACAAAAAAGTATTCACCACCTACCCTTTTTCAGATCCTGATCCGATTCCGAAACCGGATACAAAAGTGTATCCCTATTTTCGTTTTGACGGTTTTACCAATAAACCGATACAAAAAGAATGGAAAGTAATCGAGCTCGAAAATGATTATATCAAACTCATGATTCTTCCTGAAATTGGCGGAAAAGTATGGTCGGCTGTGGAGAAATCAACCGGGAAAGACTTTATTTACAACAATCATGTGATCAAATTCAGGGATATCGCCATGCGCGGCCCCTGGACAAGCGGTGGTGTTGAGGGCAATTATGGCATCATCGGACACACGCCTAACTGTGCTACCCCTGTTGATTATGTCACCATTACCCGTGCAGACGGAAGTGTAAGCTGTGTGATTGGGGTGTTGGATCTGCTCACGCGGACGTCGTGGAAACTAGACATCAATTTACCCAAAGACAAAGCCTATTTTACCACAAATTCCTTCTGGTTCAATTCAACCGAAACCGAGCAGCCTTACTATACCTGGATGAATACCGGAATAAAAGCCTCTGAAAGTTTGCAGTTTATTTACCCCGGGCAAAGTTATATCGGACATAATGGCGAGCACAATTCGTGGCCCATTGACAAAGAAAACGGCAAAGACCTGTCGTACTATAAAAACAACGATTTTGGCGGTTACAAATCCTATCATGTCTTTGGCAAATACGACGATTTCTTTGGCGGTTATTACCATGATGAAGATTTTGGAATGGGCCGATATGGCAATCACGATGACAAACCCGGCAAGAAAATATGGATTTGGGGACTGTCACAGCAAGGAATGATCTGGGAAAAATTACTAACGGATACCGACGGTCAATATGTAGAAGTTCAAAGCGGAAGGCTCTTCAATCAGGCAAGTGAAGGTAGTAATTTAACCCCTTTCAAACAGCGCTCCTTCGCTCCTTATCAAACCGATTTGTGGACAGAATACTGGTTTCCGGTAAAACAAATCAAAGGGTTCGTAAAAGCCAATAATTATGGCGCCGTAAACGTGAAAAATGAAAACGGCTGGTTGAAAATCTATTTTTCCCCGCTTCAAAAACTAAACGAAAAACTGGAAGTCTTTGACAATGGAAAAAAAATCTACTCAAAAGATATTTCCGTAAACACTTTGCAGTCCTTCAAAGATTCAATTCAGATTGCAGTTGACGAAAATAAACTTCAACTCACACTTGGCGGTACTAAACTGGTTTGGAATTCGGCTCCGGAAGAGGGTAATCTGAATCGTCCGTTGGAAACTCCAAAAGATTTCGACCACAACTCGGTATACGGATTGTACCTTCAGGGAAAAAATTACATTAGTTTTAAAGATTATGTAAAAGCGGAAGAAAAACTAACCGCCTGCCTTCAAAAAGATCCTCACTATGCTCCTGCTCTGGCTGATTTGGCGATTCTACAAATTCGTAAATTCCAATACCGTGAAGCAATCAATTCAGCCGCTAAAGCTTTAGCCATCGACACCTATCATCCCGCTGCCAATTATTATTACGGACTAGCCAACCTGCATTTGGGCAATACTACGGATGCCAAAGACGGTTTTGATCTTGCTACGGCTAGTGTTGAATTCAGAAGTTCAGGTTATACCGCTTTAAGCAAAATATACTTTACTGAAAATGATTTTGCAAAAGCAACTGAATATGCCGAAAAGAGCCTACTGAACAATCAGGGTAATTTAGAAGCGATGCAGATACTCGCAGTCTTGTACCGTCTGCAAAACAACAGAGACAAGGCAGCCGAAATGCTGAATAAAATCAATACCGCAGATCCGCTCAACCATTTTGTTGGTTTTGAAAAATACCTCTGGGAGTCTTCTGATACCTCCAAAAAACAGTTTATGGCTCTAATTCAAAACGAAATGCCACAGCAAACTTATCTTGAATTGGGAATCTGGTATCAGCAAATTGGCCGCAAAGAAGAAGCTTTAAAAGTACTTTCGTTTGCCCTTCCCAATGCTGAAATGGAGTACTGGAAGGCTTATTTGGAAAACAAAGCTGTTGATTTAAGCAAACTCCAACCCGACAATAGTTTCCCTTTCCGTGGAGAAACAGCCGAAATTCTGGAAAAACTCATCAAAACCAACCCTCAGTGGCAGTTGAAATACCATTTGGCGTTAATCGAATGGAACCGCGATAATACCTCAAAAGCTAAAGAGCTGTTTACACAATGTGCCAACCTGCCTGCTGATCCGGCTTTTTATGGAGCCAAAGCTTCGCTGTTTAAAAATGACAACCAACTGGTTTTATCCAGTCTTCAGCAAGCCATCAAACTGGATCAGCAGAGCTGGAGGTATCCTAAGCTTTTAACCGAATATTACATTGCTCAAAAACAATTTGATAAGGCCCTGGCCATCGCAGCTCCTTTCTATAAAAAACATCCTAGTAATTATGTGATGGGAATGTTGTATGCCAAAACATTGCTGCTGAACAAAAAGTACACTGCTGCCGATGCGTTCTTAACCCAGCTCGAAATCCTTCCGTTTGAAGGCGCTACAGCAGGACGACAGTTGTATCATGAGGCAAAACTGATGCAGGCTCTGGCTGAAATGAAAAACAAACAATTTAAAAAAGCGTTGCAATTTATTTCGGACGCCAAATTATGGCCGGAAAATTTAGGAGTGGGAAAACCCTATGACGAAGATATTGATGAAAGGCTGGAAAACTGGCTGAATTATCAATGTTATACCAATCTGGGTGATCCTGAAAAAGCGCAAACGGCTTTGCAAAAAATTACGGCATTTACCCCAAAGGTTGACAACACCGTTATGAATTTTCTGCCAGCCAATCAATTGATTTCGGCCTGGGCAATCGAGAAAACTTCTTCCCCATCAAAAGCACAGGACTGGCTGCAAAAACAGGCCCAATCCTATCCTGACAATAAAATTGTGCAATGGTCTCTTGAAACGTACACTAAAAAACAATCCAATATTTTAACTGAAGATGAAAAAGATGGCGAAGTCCGAATTATAGAGAAACTTTAA
- a CDS encoding glycoside hydrolase domain-containing protein: MKTNLKNKPILSRLLILCLFVFSISLTAQIKYSDGNDSWNPNLLGNHRVAVTFTGTGDVAKTTIEWRRRDEKPELKKIIVQDASGKTIENIKTTNINRENGTIFFEPVSGKGTYYVYYLPYIDEGDANYPKGVYAKAEDKAAASWLAKIKPNLADNCTVNEIQSVNAFNSFYPMEVIATAAETKDLIAKNSGNSFLVFPEDRLYSIRMKNDLPQRWIQKGVQNTFSDTALRGEYLAFQLGVYALQNIDNLKVTFSNLISSTGAIIESKYINCINTDGTKYDGSVFANTVSVSKGKVQAMWCGIDVPQTAAAGTYSGKAIVTADGKSKEIVLQITVKNEITQNGGIDFPEKMTRLKWLNSTLAQENTVIAPYTPLTVKDSEISLLGRKLILGSNGFPAQIQTYFTPEMTSVGTKANDILSSPLAFHFLDASGKESLQWKNTGLQFLKKESGTVSWESVSTSKSLQMEVNAALEFDGFLSYTVKITALEDVTFNDINFHMPLQPTSAKYMMGLGQKGGDRPATFDWKWDVAHKNQDGAWIGNVNSGLQFSLRDEKYSRPLNTNFYLQKPLLLPTSWGNENKGGITITPNPKSVLVNAYSGARNMKKGDVLYYNFNLLITPFHTLNTDFQWDTKFYHKYSDIDTIAKTGATVINIHHANAINPYINYPFIEFKKMKSYIDEAHEKGLKVKIYNTVREVSNKAYETFALRSLGHEIYSPGKGGGFSWLQEHVGDDYIAAWFVPEIKDAAIVNSGMNRWHNYYVEGMNWLTQNVGIDGVYLDDVAFDRITMKRIKRVLTKDGHPGIIDLHSANQYNKSDGFNNSANLYMEHFPYINKLWFGEYFDYEKNNPDFFLTEVSGIPFGLMGEMLQDGGNPWRGMVYGMTNRMPWSHNADPRPVWKLWDTFGIKGSEMIGYWSENCPVKTTNDKVLATVYKKNGTALISIASWADTDVKVKLLIDWKKLGINPAKTTITAPEVLNFQLAQTFTVKDEIPVSKGKGWLLIVK, encoded by the coding sequence ATGAAAACAAACCTAAAAAACAAACCCATTTTGAGTAGACTATTGATACTGTGCCTTTTCGTTTTCAGTATTTCGTTAACTGCACAAATAAAATATTCCGACGGTAACGACAGCTGGAATCCGAACCTATTAGGAAACCATCGTGTTGCAGTAACCTTTACCGGCACCGGAGATGTTGCCAAAACCACAATCGAATGGCGCAGAAGAGACGAAAAACCCGAACTGAAAAAAATCATTGTTCAGGATGCTTCAGGCAAAACCATTGAAAACATTAAAACAACCAACATCAACAGAGAAAACGGTACTATTTTCTTTGAACCTGTTTCGGGAAAAGGAACTTATTATGTGTATTACCTACCCTACATTGACGAAGGTGATGCCAATTACCCAAAAGGTGTTTATGCCAAAGCCGAAGATAAAGCAGCTGCAAGCTGGCTTGCCAAAATCAAACCCAATCTGGCCGATAATTGTACGGTAAACGAAATTCAGAGTGTAAATGCTTTCAACAGTTTTTACCCGATGGAAGTCATTGCAACTGCGGCCGAAACGAAAGATCTTATTGCGAAAAACAGCGGCAATTCCTTTCTGGTATTCCCCGAAGACCGACTGTATTCGATCCGAATGAAAAATGATTTACCACAAAGATGGATTCAAAAAGGGGTTCAAAACACTTTTTCAGACACGGCTTTAAGAGGCGAATACCTGGCCTTTCAATTGGGCGTTTATGCTTTGCAAAATATTGACAACTTAAAAGTTACCTTTTCAAATCTGATCAGTTCTACAGGAGCCATCATCGAATCGAAATACATCAACTGTATCAATACTGACGGGACTAAATACGACGGATCGGTTTTTGCTAATACCGTTTCGGTTTCAAAAGGAAAAGTACAGGCGATGTGGTGCGGAATCGATGTTCCGCAAACTGCCGCTGCCGGAACATACAGTGGAAAAGCGATTGTAACTGCCGACGGAAAGTCGAAAGAAATTGTACTTCAGATCACCGTAAAAAATGAAATTACGCAAAACGGAGGCATCGATTTCCCTGAGAAAATGACCCGTTTAAAATGGTTGAATTCTACATTAGCACAGGAAAATACAGTCATTGCGCCTTATACCCCACTAACGGTTAAAGATTCGGAAATCTCTTTATTGGGCAGAAAATTAATTTTAGGTTCAAATGGTTTTCCTGCACAGATTCAAACCTATTTTACTCCCGAAATGACAAGTGTAGGCACAAAAGCCAATGACATTTTAAGCAGCCCGTTAGCTTTTCATTTTCTGGATGCATCAGGTAAAGAATCCCTGCAATGGAAAAACACAGGACTCCAATTTCTGAAAAAAGAAAGCGGAACTGTTTCCTGGGAAAGTGTTTCTACGTCAAAATCACTTCAAATGGAAGTAAATGCTGCCTTAGAGTTTGACGGATTTTTATCCTATACGGTGAAAATCACAGCCCTTGAAGATGTGACTTTTAACGATATTAATTTCCACATGCCTCTTCAGCCTACTTCTGCAAAATACATGATGGGATTGGGTCAAAAAGGAGGCGATCGTCCGGCTACATTCGACTGGAAATGGGACGTTGCTCATAAAAATCAGGATGGAGCATGGATTGGTAATGTAAATTCGGGATTGCAATTTTCTTTGCGTGATGAAAAATACAGTCGTCCGTTAAACACCAACTTCTATTTACAAAAACCACTATTACTGCCCACTTCCTGGGGCAATGAAAATAAAGGAGGAATCACGATTACCCCTAATCCAAAATCAGTTTTGGTCAATGCCTATAGCGGAGCCCGAAATATGAAAAAAGGCGATGTTTTGTACTATAATTTCAATTTACTCATCACTCCTTTTCATACGCTAAACACCGATTTTCAATGGGACACTAAGTTTTATCACAAATACAGCGATATCGATACTATCGCAAAAACCGGAGCAACGGTAATCAATATTCACCATGCCAACGCCATCAATCCGTACATCAACTATCCTTTCATTGAATTTAAAAAAATGAAAAGTTATATCGATGAAGCCCATGAAAAAGGATTAAAAGTGAAGATTTACAACACTGTCAGAGAGGTTTCCAACAAAGCTTACGAGACTTTTGCTTTAAGAAGTTTAGGGCATGAAATTTATTCTCCTGGTAAAGGAGGTGGATTCTCCTGGCTGCAGGAACATGTGGGAGACGATTATATTGCGGCCTGGTTTGTACCTGAAATTAAAGATGCGGCTATCGTAAACAGCGGCATGAACCGTTGGCATAACTATTATGTGGAAGGAATGAACTGGCTGACACAAAATGTGGGCATCGACGGGGTTTATCTTGATGATGTGGCTTTTGACAGAATTACGATGAAACGAATCAAAAGAGTACTTACAAAAGACGGACATCCGGGAATCATTGACCTGCACAGTGCCAATCAATACAATAAAAGTGACGGATTTAACAACAGCGCCAATTTGTATATGGAGCATTTTCCGTACATCAACAAACTGTGGTTTGGAGAATATTTTGACTACGAAAAAAACAATCCCGACTTTTTCCTGACAGAAGTAAGCGGAATCCCTTTTGGATTAATGGGTGAAATGTTACAGGACGGAGGAAATCCGTGGAGAGGAATGGTGTACGGAATGACCAACAGAATGCCATGGAGTCACAATGCCGACCCAAGACCAGTGTGGAAATTATGGGATACTTTTGGCATTAAAGGTTCGGAAATGATTGGCTACTGGAGCGAAAACTGTCCGGTAAAAACAACAAACGATAAGGTGCTGGCAACAGTTTACAAAAAAAACGGAACTGCTTTAATCTCTATCGCAAGCTGGGCTGATACCGATGTAAAAGTGAAACTGCTTATCGACTGGAAAAAATTAGGAATCAATCCGGCAAAAACAACCATAACCGCTCCCGAAGTATTGAATTTCCAACTGGCACAAACCTTTACAGTAAAAGACGAAATACCGGTGTCAAAAGGAAAAGGATGGTTGTTGATTGTGAAATAA
- a CDS encoding c-type cytochrome, with product MKKIILIGLFTALPIVVFNSCNTSNSQTLANKTADDESYITIDTSKIPDDQFGEAVRYGRELMLKTAYYIGPNGIKGKYLGNKMNCTNCHQNAGTKPYAFNLMSSHDNYPQYRGRENKVLTLAERVNNCIMRPHSGKPLPLDSKEMVAFLSYFKWISKFVPKDGDFKGAKNLEIEFPDVAASPERGKALFIENCARCHGNNGEGQYNADKSGYTYPPLWGEYGYQPGSSMHRVIKQAQWLKSNMPYDKVTPGKPYLTDLQALDIAAYVNDDSVHDRPNPKTFDYPNKMGKPIDYAHSPFNDHFSEQQHKYGPYKPIIAYWKKNGWKAVY from the coding sequence ATGAAAAAAATAATTCTTATTGGTCTGTTTACAGCATTGCCAATTGTTGTTTTCAATTCGTGCAATACATCAAATTCACAGACATTAGCAAACAAAACCGCTGATGATGAGTCGTATATTACCATTGACACCTCAAAAATTCCGGACGATCAATTTGGAGAAGCTGTTCGTTATGGAAGAGAATTAATGCTAAAAACGGCTTATTACATTGGTCCGAATGGAATCAAAGGAAAATATTTGGGCAACAAGATGAACTGTACCAACTGTCATCAAAATGCAGGAACAAAACCTTACGCCTTCAATTTAATGTCTTCTCACGACAATTATCCGCAGTACCGCGGCCGTGAAAATAAAGTCCTGACGCTTGCCGAAAGAGTCAACAATTGTATCATGCGTCCTCATTCCGGGAAACCGCTCCCGCTCGACAGCAAAGAAATGGTCGCTTTTTTATCGTACTTCAAATGGATCAGCAAATTTGTTCCAAAAGATGGTGATTTCAAAGGAGCCAAAAACCTCGAAATTGAATTTCCGGATGTCGCTGCAAGCCCTGAAAGAGGAAAAGCACTCTTTATTGAAAATTGCGCCCGCTGCCACGGAAACAATGGCGAAGGCCAATACAATGCCGACAAATCGGGTTACACCTACCCGCCTCTATGGGGAGAATATGGTTATCAGCCCGGTTCAAGCATGCACAGAGTCATCAAACAGGCACAATGGCTAAAAAGCAATATGCCTTATGACAAAGTCACTCCCGGAAAACCTTATCTTACAGACTTGCAGGCGCTGGATATTGCCGCCTATGTAAATGATGATTCCGTACACGACAGACCCAATCCTAAAACATTCGATTATCCCAATAAAATGGGCAAACCTATTGATTATGCACACAGTCCTTTCAACGATCATTTTTCGGAACAACAACACAAATATGGCCCCTACAAACCCATAATCGCCTATTGGAAAAAAAATGGCTGGAAAGCGGTATATTAG
- a CDS encoding aryl-sulfate sulfotransferase: MIKNVIAKGVFIWILLILVSCSKNQVNPIKNITIGTHGNNELKIQIDVTTNENVQVYAEYWPDQKGIKNKITSPISKAGRSHSLVLCNITPETHYSFQLITLNGPEKDTSKVYTFKSRKLPEWLQKQFKANCPKPELVPENFKKGFMLLAKRETPGVAYIVDYKGNLRWYHTVEGTGFKVTHFTKEQSIIAILGKNDEPTSYGSEILEINLQGDTLTHIKKGQGDLKQVIHHEIIKKSTNEIVTLFVDTRITDLRSIGGKQKDTINGDGILILDKKGKQLWKWSVFDDLDPMKDKKLLQTKKDWMHANSLNYDKDGNFLISFYNNGQIWKINAKTGKVIWKLGRGGNLNLSKDIDFSQAHAAHINPEGSLMFFDNGVDKKQSSVFALKVDEKAKTVKLDFHIQLPKDIYNDRMGSAYMIDKETILACCSKRHITVLTNKKGVLLWALESEIPPYRVQFIPEENLKPFLLN, encoded by the coding sequence ATGATTAAAAATGTAATAGCAAAAGGAGTTTTTATTTGGATCCTGCTTATTCTGGTAAGCTGTTCTAAAAATCAGGTCAATCCGATCAAAAACATCACTATTGGCACTCATGGCAACAACGAATTGAAAATTCAAATCGATGTCACTACGAATGAAAATGTTCAGGTTTATGCAGAATACTGGCCGGATCAAAAAGGAATAAAAAATAAAATAACTTCTCCAATTTCAAAAGCAGGCCGCTCCCATTCTTTGGTGCTTTGCAACATTACTCCTGAAACCCATTATAGTTTTCAATTGATAACACTAAATGGCCCCGAAAAAGACACTAGCAAAGTATATACCTTCAAATCCCGAAAATTACCGGAATGGCTGCAGAAACAATTCAAAGCAAACTGTCCGAAACCTGAACTGGTACCGGAAAATTTCAAAAAAGGATTTATGCTTTTGGCCAAAAGAGAAACACCGGGCGTTGCTTATATTGTAGATTATAAAGGCAATTTAAGATGGTATCATACTGTTGAAGGAACAGGTTTTAAAGTAACCCATTTTACCAAAGAACAAAGTATTATTGCTATCCTGGGGAAAAATGATGAGCCTACAAGTTATGGAAGTGAGATACTCGAAATCAACTTACAAGGCGATACCCTAACCCATATCAAAAAAGGGCAGGGCGATCTGAAACAGGTGATTCATCATGAGATCATCAAAAAATCGACTAACGAAATTGTGACCTTATTTGTAGACACCCGAATAACCGATTTAAGATCCATTGGAGGAAAACAAAAAGACACGATTAATGGCGATGGGATTCTGATTCTGGATAAAAAAGGAAAACAACTTTGGAAATGGAGTGTTTTTGATGATTTGGATCCAATGAAAGACAAAAAACTACTCCAAACCAAAAAAGACTGGATGCACGCCAACAGTTTAAATTATGATAAAGACGGAAATTTTCTGATCTCTTTTTACAACAACGGTCAAATCTGGAAAATAAATGCCAAAACCGGAAAAGTGATCTGGAAACTAGGAAGAGGCGGAAATCTAAACCTGTCCAAAGACATCGATTTCTCTCAGGCACATGCCGCACATATCAATCCCGAAGGCAGTCTGATGTTTTTTGATAATGGAGTCGACAAAAAACAATCTTCTGTTTTTGCCCTCAAAGTAGATGAAAAAGCTAAAACCGTAAAACTGGATTTCCACATACAATTGCCAAAAGATATTTACAACGACCGAATGGGAAGTGCCTATATGATTGATAAAGAAACCATTTTGGCCTGCTGCTCCAAAAGACATATTACTGTTTTGACCAATAAAAAAGGGGTTTTACTCTGGGCATTAGAATCTGAAATTCCGCCTTATCGGGTGCAATTCATTCCCGAAGAAAACTTAAAACCGTTTCTATTGAATTAA